The candidate division WOR-3 bacterium DNA segment AATTTATAATAGGCTGCGCAGGTGCCTTCACCGGATACCATACAAGGTCCTATGGGATTTTCTGGAGTGCATACTCTCTTAAATAGTTCACACTCATTAGGTTTTCTTACTCCACGGAGAACCTCTCCACATCTGCAGGCTGGATTTTCTTTTGTTTTTTCTACTTCTACACTTAAATTTTTCTCAGCATCTATTTCTGAATATTCATCTTTTATATATAAACCTGAGTTAGGAATTACTCCAAGACCTCTCCAACTTGTAGATTCGGTCTTGAAAACTTCTTTCATTAAAGAAAGAGCTTTTTTATTGCCTTCTTTTCTAACAACCCTTTTATACTGATTTTCTAAAGAAGCTCTTTTTCTTATTATATTCCTTGTTAATATTTCTATTGCTTCTAAAATATCAACTGGTTCAAATCCTGCTATAACTGAAGGAATTTTGAATTTTTTCACAATGGGTAAGTAAGGTTCTTCCCCTATTATAGTGCTGACATGTCCAGGACAAATAAAACCATCGATTTTGGTTTCTTTTTTTTCTAAGAGAGCCTTCATTGCAGGAGGAATTAGTTTGTGTCCAGAGAGAACGAAGAAGTTTTTAATTTTCTCATTAAGTGCTGTAAGAATAGTATAGGCAACTAAAGGAGCCGTGGTTTCAAAACCGACTCCTAGAAATATTACTTTTTTATCGGGATTTTTTTTCGCAATATTCAGGCTTTCAATTGGAGAGTAAACAACCTTTATGTTGTTTCCTTTTGCCCTTTCTTTTTCTAAGGAAGAATAAGAACCGGGGACTCTCATCATATCTCCAAAAGTTGTTATTATTACATATGGAAGTCTACTGTAAGCAATTGCTTTATCTATATAGTCGTTTGTAGTAACACAAACAGGGCAACCTGGACCTGAGAGATGCACAATATTTTCTGGAAGAAGACTCATAATTCCGGAGGAAAAGAAAGCATGCGTATGTGTCCCGCAAACTTCCATTAAATAAATTTTTTCTTTATAATCTTTAAGGTCTTCTTTTATTTTTTCAATTATTCTCTTGGATATCTCTTTATCTCTGAACTCAGTAATATAATTCATTATTTAATATTAGATATTTCTTCCCAAATTTTCAGTGTTTTTTTTGCTTCTTTCTTATCAAGCTTTTCTATTGCAAAACCTGCATGGACAATTACATAATCCCCTATTCTTACATTATTTAAGAGAGCTAAACTAATTTCCTTTCTGATACCTCCTAATTCAACTATTCCTTTATCCTTTTTAATACTAATAAGTTTCATAGGGATTGCGAGGCACATTTTTACTCCTTTTTAATCATTTAAAAATCAATCTTCTGCTATAATGCTTTGGTTTTTCCCTTCCCTTTTTGCAATGTATAAAGCTCTATCAGCTGCTGCAATGAGGTCTTCTTTATTTTCAGCATGTTTTAAAAACTCGGCAACTCCTATTGAAACTGTAACCCTAAATTTGCTTCCATCCGGGGAGAAAATTTCCTTGTTTTCTATAGAAGTCCTCAAATTTTCTGCAAGTTTATAAGCCTCCAAAGAAGTAGTTTTGGGTAATATAATAGCAAATTCTTCTCCACCGTATCTTGCGAGGACATCAGAGGCTCTAAGTCTATTCTTCATTATCTCTCCAACTTCTCTTAAAATTAAATCTCCATTTTGATGTCCATACTGATCATTTATTAACTTAAAGTTATCTAAATCAACCATAAGCAAAGAAAGAGGGTCTCTTGTTCGGTGGGATTCAGCAATCTTATTATCCAAAATTTCCTGGAAAAAGCGGTGATTATACGCACCTGTCAAACCATCCCTTACAGCTTTTTCTTTTTCAAGACTATATAGAATAGCTTTTTCTACAGAAGAAGCGGCTATATCAGTTATTAGATTTAAAATCATTAAATCATTGCTTCTATCAAACCAATTTTTATTTTTAGAAATTAGTAAAATTCCTCCTTTAACGTCTCCTCTAAAAGGAGAAAACATTAAAGATCTTGCTTCAAAATTTCTCTCTTCAGGAAATAAAATTGGTCTTCTTATTTCCTTGGAGAGGTCTTCTTTACAAAGAGAAATATTTTTCTCAAGAGCTGCAGCAACAATACTTTTACTTAATTTAATAAAGTATCTCCTTCCATCTTCTTCTGTAACAAGATACTCCCCACCTTCTTTAATAAGAAAAATCGCCCACACATCTTTGAAACTATTTTTTATTGTGTCAAATATACTCTTTCTAACTTCTTCTAATTTTATTTCTCCAGCGACTTTCCCTGTCAAGTCTAAAAGATACCTAAGCCTAAAAGCCTCTAACATTGAAACTTTCATATATTTATAAAGCGAGGTTGTTGTGGCCAATCCTTTCGCTACACTAATTAAAAGTTCTTTGTCTTTATCTTCAAAAGGAATTCTTTCTTTTCTATCTACTACTAAAATTCCTTTCACTTCATTCTCATATTCTATTGAGGTGGCAGCAAAACACTTTATTCCTTCATCTTTCTTGTAATAACCTAAATTAGTAGAGGAATCATTGTATTCATT contains these protein-coding regions:
- the hypD gene encoding hydrogenase formation protein HypD; protein product: MNYITEFRDKEISKRIIEKIKEDLKDYKEKIYLMEVCGTHTHAFFSSGIMSLLPENIVHLSGPGCPVCVTTNDYIDKAIAYSRLPYVIITTFGDMMRVPGSYSSLEKERAKGNNIKVVYSPIESLNIAKKNPDKKVIFLGVGFETTAPLVAYTILTALNEKIKNFFVLSGHKLIPPAMKALLEKKETKIDGFICPGHVSTIIGEEPYLPIVKKFKIPSVIAGFEPVDILEAIEILTRNIIRKRASLENQYKRVVRKEGNKKALSLMKEVFKTESTSWRGLGVIPNSGLYIKDEYSEIDAEKNLSVEVEKTKENPACRCGEVLRGVRKPNECELFKRVCTPENPIGPCMVSGEGTCAAYYKFKDGK
- a CDS encoding HypC/HybG/HupF family hydrogenase formation chaperone → MCLAIPMKLISIKKDKGIVELGGIRKEISLALLNNVRIGDYVIVHAGFAIEKLDKKEAKKTLKIWEEISNIK
- a CDS encoding sensor domain-containing diguanylate cyclase is translated as MVLYNTLSTLFFILYFVFIFFPISISIWIPVILFFVFYFFLVEKENIPPHFSLTGIAFITQLAGGSSSPFFISYFPVFLLLYKRGLKPKIWWFILPLFSLFNKLQILPYLILYGALIPIHFFIPKIKKKGPEQKKTKSLEEEREAKNLSKKIEFSSGIQDKIYESLYASVDIIDRVFEPFSIILLTKESNPYEFQVKVAKSKGEIKKKVYIDRGPLSWFLRNSGILVNNEYNDSSTNLGYYKKDEGIKCFAATSIEYENEVKGILVVDRKERIPFEDKDKELLISVAKGLATTTSLYKYMKVSMLEAFRLRYLLDLTGKVAGEIKLEEVRKSIFDTIKNSFKDVWAIFLIKEGGEYLVTEEDGRRYFIKLSKSIVAAALEKNISLCKEDLSKEIRRPILFPEERNFEARSLMFSPFRGDVKGGILLISKNKNWFDRSNDLMILNLITDIAASSVEKAILYSLEKEKAVRDGLTGAYNHRFFQEILDNKIAESHRTRDPLSLLMVDLDNFKLINDQYGHQNGDLILREVGEIMKNRLRASDVLARYGGEEFAIILPKTTSLEAYKLAENLRTSIENKEIFSPDGSKFRVTVSIGVAEFLKHAENKEDLIAAADRALYIAKREGKNQSIIAED